One segment of Rhodothermus profundi DNA contains the following:
- a CDS encoding DUF4340 domain-containing protein, whose translation MQRKNPVLILSVVLVVLLVLAWATGAFKRNPSTIDVPEWKLRAERITRIRLTWPGKEPLVLERSGANWQLTAPIHYPADSSFVRRFVENLAKLELESVVSTNPARYGNYGVADSNAVLVVSYQQDGDSLRLFWGKAGPDFQTRYVRLGDDARVFLARTNLTVPEDLSRWRNKIVLNVPAAQLEALALKREGKTYEVRRGEAGWELVENGQTTRADSIAVVRWASQFDPLRANGFFDDLSADSVRQAPDYVLTLRLPGGVQQVLYFKEHNNGWALVRGDDDTVFRLYAYRRTQLLPEVTSLRARST comes from the coding sequence ATGCAGCGGAAAAATCCTGTGCTGATCCTGTCGGTTGTGCTGGTGGTCCTGCTGGTGCTGGCCTGGGCCACCGGTGCCTTCAAACGGAATCCATCGACCATTGACGTGCCGGAATGGAAGCTTCGGGCAGAGCGGATCACGCGCATTCGGTTGACGTGGCCAGGTAAAGAACCGCTGGTGCTGGAACGGAGCGGCGCAAACTGGCAACTGACGGCGCCGATTCACTATCCAGCCGATTCCTCCTTTGTGCGCCGTTTTGTGGAGAATCTGGCGAAGCTGGAGCTGGAGAGCGTTGTCTCGACTAATCCAGCCCGCTATGGTAACTATGGCGTTGCCGATTCAAACGCCGTCCTGGTGGTATCCTATCAGCAGGATGGGGACTCCCTTCGCCTGTTCTGGGGTAAGGCAGGGCCAGACTTCCAGACGCGCTATGTGCGGCTGGGAGATGATGCCCGTGTCTTTCTGGCTCGTACCAACCTGACGGTGCCTGAAGACCTGAGCCGCTGGCGTAATAAGATTGTGCTGAACGTGCCTGCCGCGCAGCTTGAAGCATTGGCGTTAAAACGCGAAGGAAAGACCTATGAAGTGCGGCGCGGAGAGGCCGGGTGGGAGCTGGTAGAAAATGGCCAGACCACCCGGGCCGATTCGATTGCGGTTGTGCGCTGGGCCAGCCAGTTTGATCCCCTGCGGGCAAATGGCTTCTTTGATGATCTGTCGGCCGATTCGGTTCGACAGGCACCGGATTATGTGCTGACGCTCCGCTTACCCGGGGGCGTGCAGCAGGTTCTTTACTTCAAAGAGCATAACAACGGATGGGCGCTGGTGCGCGGAGATGATGATACGGTGTTTCGCCTTTATGCCTACCGGCGCACGCAGCTCCTGCCCGAAGTTACTTCGCTGCGCGCAAGGTCCACCTGA